A segment of the Synechococcus sp. MEDNS5 genome:
CACATCGATCGGTCCTACCGTTGCTCGTGGATCCACTTCGGCAACGGCAATGGGGTCACTGCCGATGGCGTACTTGTGCTTAGGGCCAAGTGCATCGAGCTTGTCGTTGACCTGCATGGAATAGATGGCAATCGCGAACACGATCACGGTTGGAATGATCGTCCAGGTGATTTCGAGTCGGTTGTTGCCTTCAATCGGTTCGCCGTAGCTCTCGTCGTACTTGGGTGCCCGATTGAACAAAAGCGTCCAGGCGATCACAGCGGTGAGGCCGAACCAAAGAAAGGAGCCAATGGCCGTTTCCAGGGCGAAGAGGTCATCCACGTAAGGCGCGGCACTGGAGGCCTGGGGAGGGAACCAGCTGTAGGACCACTGGGCCATCTGCGCTGCCAGAGCCGTGTTGAGAGCAACCCCGATGGAGATGATCACGATGGCCTTGATGTTCGGCCCTTTCCGATCCGTTGATGTGGTCATGGGAGCACCTCCTTGAGATCAGCGCCTGCGGCAATCAGTTGGTCAGCTGTGATGTGCACGCCAAATTCGCTGGCGAGCCAGGCCCCGAGGCTTC
Coding sequences within it:
- a CDS encoding cytochrome c oxidase subunit II, with translation MTTSTDRKGPNIKAIVIISIGVALNTALAAQMAQWSYSWFPPQASSAAPYVDDLFALETAIGSFLWFGLTAVIAWTLLFNRAPKYDESYGEPIEGNNRLEITWTIIPTVIVFAIAIYSMQVNDKLDALGPKHKYAIGSDPIAVAEVDPRATVGPIDVISRQWSWEFIYPDGIRSSELHLPVDQRVNFRLISEDVNHSFYVPAFRLKQDIIPGSVISYSLTPTKQGRFRLRDAMFSGTYFSQNQTDVIVESEDSYSQWLAATAKQPLQPGLSPGNELYAKRLANGNKGWATVPPAAPPMVNDPGDASIPHDA